A DNA window from Candidatus Neomarinimicrobiota bacterium contains the following coding sequences:
- a CDS encoding TolC family protein, with protein MSRIKFITFIGLLFLMPDTGRSQRDALLTLEESIAVALHKNFSVKSAEYGLQRRDAQVLNSYSAILPTINFSSSSGKFLQGRLENTRDIPSAYETILFNLPVQNSVGDPTGDVVTLPLQGAPTAYTSATITQPYFQRNRHSLSFNINQNIYDGGRWWNNIARAKSFQNAGFHGLEAARNNAVFLTTQSYLQLAKATALQYALFDAVMLSQEQLERTESLYELGSVARTDFYKAKVQLGNDRSLLLTQRNVVAAAKSNLNIVMGRDPLRPIRIEEKEYQKVEYPSREKAINVAVENSPLLKQFSASIEGAEHGKKAARAAFLPSLSAGISYSRNNELPANVFSPGNISNNWSSSMGISVNFNIFNGFADKANLEQAQISYRSSKEDMEDGKRRLIAKIDESITQIETYEELAEIFLDNKQSAEEDLRLATERYELGSATLLEVQNAQVALLRVNTSVIRNKYDSQIAYAQLLNSMGTVRSGGIK; from the coding sequence ATGAGCAGAATTAAGTTTATAACATTCATCGGTCTACTCTTTTTGATGCCCGATACAGGGAGAAGTCAGAGAGACGCCTTGCTGACCTTAGAAGAAAGCATAGCTGTTGCGCTCCACAAAAATTTCTCCGTCAAGAGCGCAGAATACGGTCTTCAGCGGAGGGACGCACAAGTGCTGAATTCCTATTCGGCTATTCTGCCGACTATCAATTTCAGCTCGAGCAGCGGAAAGTTTCTCCAGGGGAGATTGGAAAATACTCGGGATATTCCATCCGCTTATGAGACAATCCTATTTAATTTGCCGGTTCAAAACAGCGTCGGTGATCCTACGGGGGATGTGGTGACGCTGCCACTTCAGGGAGCGCCGACGGCGTATACTTCCGCCACTATAACTCAGCCTTATTTTCAGCGCAACAGGCATTCACTAAGTTTCAACATAAATCAAAACATTTACGACGGCGGCAGATGGTGGAATAACATAGCGAGAGCCAAATCATTTCAGAACGCCGGATTTCACGGTCTTGAAGCTGCCAGGAACAACGCGGTATTCCTGACAACTCAGAGTTATCTACAACTCGCAAAAGCCACAGCGCTTCAATATGCACTCTTTGATGCGGTAATGTTGAGTCAGGAACAGTTAGAAAGAACCGAAAGCCTTTATGAGCTCGGCTCCGTGGCGCGAACGGACTTTTACAAGGCAAAGGTCCAATTGGGAAATGACAGGTCATTGCTGCTTACTCAGCGAAACGTAGTCGCTGCGGCAAAGTCAAATTTGAATATCGTTATGGGGAGAGACCCGCTCAGGCCTATCCGGATTGAAGAAAAAGAATATCAGAAGGTTGAGTATCCATCCCGTGAAAAGGCGATAAATGTTGCCGTCGAGAACAGCCCGCTCCTGAAGCAGTTTTCGGCATCGATAGAAGGTGCCGAGCATGGCAAAAAGGCGGCAAGGGCGGCATTTTTGCCCAGTTTAAGCGCTGGAATAAGCTACAGCAGGAACAACGAATTACCTGCCAACGTTTTTTCTCCGGGAAATATCTCCAATAACTGGTCTTCAAGCATGGGGATATCGGTTAATTTCAATATTTTTAACGGTTTTGCGGATAAAGCCAATCTTGAACAAGCTCAGATCAGCTACAGATCATCTAAGGAAGACATGGAAGACGGAAAAAGAAGGCTGATTGCAAAAATCGATGAATCAATAACTCAGATTGAAACTTATGAAGAGCTCGCAGAGATATTTTTGGATAATAAACAGTCTGCGGAGGAAGATCTCCGCCTTGCGACCGAACGCTATGAACTCGGTTCAGCGACTCTCTTAGAAGTTCAGAACGCGCAAGTCGCATTATTGAGAGTGAACACTTCCGTGATAAGAAATAAATATGACAGCCAAATTGCTTATGCGCAGCTGCTCAATTCGATGGGAACTGTCCGCTCAGGGGGAATAAAATGA